Proteins encoded together in one Bacteroides ovatus window:
- a CDS encoding HU family DNA-binding protein: protein MAILFDWYEDPKPSNKQQEENENTLHPRIKYNGSIGTDVLRRRIQERCSLTETDVTAVLDALSHIMGQELAEGRQVHLNGIGYFHPCLTTTEPVTISTKRKATKVKLKAIQFRADQTLKNEFGVLKVKNLKGGLDFTQLTNEEIDLQLTKYFRTHPFMRRHDFQYLCGMARSTAMRHIRRLRDEGKLKNMGGAMQPIYVPGSGYYGNNKEVSVKTE, encoded by the coding sequence ATGGCAATATTATTCGATTGGTATGAAGACCCGAAGCCTTCAAACAAACAGCAGGAAGAAAACGAAAACACCCTGCATCCACGCATCAAATACAACGGTTCCATAGGGACCGACGTACTACGCCGCCGTATTCAGGAACGTTGCTCACTGACAGAAACAGACGTCACAGCCGTACTTGATGCGCTTTCGCACATCATGGGACAGGAATTGGCGGAAGGACGCCAAGTTCATCTGAACGGCATCGGTTATTTCCATCCGTGCCTGACCACTACGGAACCCGTAACGATAAGTACCAAACGGAAAGCAACTAAAGTGAAACTGAAAGCAATTCAGTTTCGTGCCGACCAGACATTGAAAAACGAATTCGGCGTTCTTAAAGTGAAAAACCTCAAAGGTGGACTGGATTTCACCCAACTGACGAACGAGGAAATTGACCTGCAACTGACTAAGTACTTCCGTACTCATCCATTTATGCGGAGACACGACTTCCAATATCTTTGCGGAATGGCAAGAAGTACAGCCATGCGACATATCCGACGTCTGCGCGACGAGGGTAAATTGAAAAATATGGGTGGAGCCATGCAGCCGATTTATGTGCCGGGAAGTGGATATTATGGTAATAATAAAGAAGTTAGTGTAAAAACGGAATAA
- a CDS encoding GAF domain-containing sensor histidine kinase: protein MKSTDSEPQGVGMELEQYRTRLEQMVEEKSKDLIAIQENLEATNRRQALFIKVLQILQLEPDIPTAMNMALAEIGRYTDVDRLATWENHLDGVTYGCTNEWCNDGIEPAIDYLRSMTIEAGKPWFDMLEENHIICTSDIYSLDPFITQMLEVQGVKAIAVFPLSQLGVHFGFLSFNFCWNKQWDEKDVELMSQISQIVSTATKRWQVETSLQQSQRTMQKVLDNINANIFVSDYDTLKVIFANKPFREEAGEVPENAECWRMLNAGLENGCKHCPKPKLLDANRKFTGVHFWEDYNPVTKRWYTIQSMAIKWLDGRWAIMELATDITTRKQVELELIQAKEKAEESDRLKSAFLANMSHEIRTPLNAIVGFSSLLAETDEAELRYVYMSLVQENNELLLNLISDILDISKIEAGMIDLVMGRVDVPQLCREVIATFSHKKRDTAVELRFDENSPQIVIDADKNRIMQVLSNFLTNALKFTTKGSITLSYSLEDESQVRFCVTDTGKGIPDEQKHEIFNRFVKLDSFVQGAGLGLSICQSLVNRMGGKIGVESREGEGSCFWFTHPYVPGA, encoded by the coding sequence ACAGTACCGTACCAGACTCGAACAGATGGTTGAAGAGAAGTCTAAAGACCTGATCGCTATTCAGGAGAATCTCGAAGCAACCAACCGGCGGCAGGCATTATTTATCAAGGTACTGCAAATTCTGCAACTGGAACCGGATATACCTACTGCTATGAATATGGCACTGGCCGAAATTGGCCGTTATACTGATGTCGACCGTTTGGCGACATGGGAAAACCACCTTGACGGAGTTACGTATGGCTGCACCAACGAATGGTGCAACGACGGTATAGAACCCGCTATCGATTACTTGCGGAGTATGACCATTGAAGCGGGAAAACCTTGGTTCGACATGCTGGAAGAAAACCATATCATTTGTACGTCCGATATTTATTCGCTCGATCCTTTTATTACTCAAATGCTCGAAGTGCAAGGCGTAAAAGCCATCGCTGTCTTTCCCCTGTCACAATTGGGAGTACATTTCGGCTTTCTTTCGTTCAACTTTTGTTGGAACAAACAATGGGATGAAAAAGATGTGGAACTGATGAGCCAGATATCGCAAATTGTATCTACTGCTACTAAACGCTGGCAAGTTGAAACATCGCTGCAACAGTCGCAGCGAACCATGCAAAAGGTATTGGATAATATCAATGCCAATATTTTTGTGAGTGATTACGATACGTTGAAAGTGATTTTTGCCAATAAGCCTTTCAGGGAAGAAGCAGGAGAAGTGCCGGAAAATGCGGAATGTTGGAGAATGTTGAATGCAGGTCTGGAAAATGGGTGTAAACACTGCCCGAAGCCGAAGTTGCTCGATGCCAACCGTAAGTTTACAGGCGTTCATTTTTGGGAAGACTACAATCCGGTCACCAAACGTTGGTATACCATCCAGAGTATGGCAATAAAATGGCTCGACGGACGTTGGGCAATCATGGAACTGGCTACCGATATCACCACCCGCAAACAGGTGGAACTGGAGCTGATTCAAGCTAAAGAAAAAGCGGAAGAATCGGACAGGCTCAAATCAGCATTCCTTGCCAATATGAGCCATGAAATACGTACTCCTTTGAATGCCATCGTCGGTTTTTCCAGTCTGCTTGCCGAAACCGATGAGGCGGAGCTGCGTTATGTATATATGTCTTTAGTGCAGGAGAACAATGAGCTGTTGCTCAACCTTATTTCCGACATTCTGGACATCTCCAAAATCGAAGCCGGTATGATAGATCTTGTTATGGGACGGGTGGATGTACCACAACTTTGCCGGGAAGTGATTGCTACCTTCTCACACAAAAAACGTGACACTGCGGTCGAACTGCGGTTTGATGAAAATTCACCGCAGATTGTGATTGATGCTGATAAAAACCGAATCATGCAAGTACTCTCTAATTTTCTGACTAATGCCTTGAAGTTTACGACTAAAGGCTCAATCACACTTTCCTATTCATTGGAAGATGAGAGTCAGGTGCGTTTTTGTGTAACGGATACGGGCAAAGGGATTCCCGATGAACAAAAACATGAAATATTTAATCGTTTTGTAAAATTAGACTCATTTGTACAAGGTGCCGGATTGGGATTATCCATCTGTCAAAGCCTGGTCAATAGGATGGGCGGAAAGATTGGAGTCGAATCCCGTGAGGGGGAAGGGTCGTGCTTCTGGTTCACTCATCCGTATGTTCCCGGTGCTTAA
- a CDS encoding BT4734/BF3469 family protein — protein sequence MKVTLIRQDNGSGKETLSICETGTLFDKMKTETKAGHITALRGIIPLLEGTYARYEHIDKLPYIYSAVEYTRTKEGERKMKQYNGLVQLEVSRLAGGSEAEFVKRQAALLPQTFAAFCGSSGRSVKIWVRFALPDDGGLPTKEAEAELFHVHAYWLAVKCYQPMLPFDIDLKEPVLAQRCRMTLDESPYYNPDAVPFCLEQPLMMPGEETFRQRKLGEKNPLLRLQPGYESAQTFTKIYEAALNRALQEMEDWKRGDDLQPLLVRLAEHCFKAGLPEEEAIRQTMIHYYREEEEQVIRSILHNLYQECKGFGKKSSINKEQETAFLLEEFMKRRYEFRYNTVQDDLEYRQRDSVHFCFKPVDKRVRNSIAINALKEGISAWDRDVDRFLNSECVPLYNPVEEYLYETGRWDGKDRIRALAGLVPCDNPHWQELFYRWFLSMVAHWRGVDRQHGNNTSPLLVGSQGYRKSTFCRIILPPELRFGYTDSIDFKSKQEAERYLGRFFLINIDEFDQINVSQQGFLKHLLQKPVANLRKPYGNTIREMRRYASFIGTSNQKDLLTDPSGSRRFICIEVTAPINTNVTINYKQLYAQAMEAIYKGERYWLNDEDENILKQTNREFEQASPLEQLFHCYLNPVEEDMEGEWLTAMQILSYLQTKTRDKLAINKVGQFGRALQKLNIPCRKSRKGTLYHLMKVE from the coding sequence ATGAAAGTTACTTTAATCAGACAAGACAACGGGAGCGGAAAAGAAACTCTTAGCATTTGTGAGACAGGCACACTATTCGACAAAATGAAAACGGAAACAAAGGCGGGGCATATCACGGCTTTGCGGGGAATCATACCATTGCTGGAAGGTACGTATGCCCGATACGAACATATTGATAAATTGCCATACATTTATTCTGCTGTGGAATATACCCGTACCAAAGAGGGCGAACGGAAAATGAAGCAGTACAACGGTTTGGTACAGTTGGAAGTGAGCCGGTTGGCCGGTGGCTCGGAAGCGGAGTTTGTGAAACGGCAAGCGGCACTTCTGCCACAGACTTTTGCCGCTTTTTGTGGCTCCAGCGGGCGTAGCGTGAAAATATGGGTGCGTTTCGCTTTGCCGGATGACGGAGGATTGCCGACCAAGGAAGCGGAGGCGGAATTATTTCATGTTCATGCTTATTGGCTGGCTGTGAAATGTTATCAGCCGATGTTGCCTTTCGATATTGACTTGAAAGAACCGGTTTTGGCACAGAGATGCCGTATGACGCTGGACGAATCTCCTTATTATAATCCGGATGCGGTGCCGTTCTGCTTGGAACAACCGCTTATGATGCCGGGAGAAGAGACTTTCCGTCAGCGGAAACTGGGAGAGAAAAATCCGTTATTACGGTTGCAGCCGGGATATGAGTCGGCGCAAACATTCACGAAGATTTATGAAGCGGCCTTGAACAGGGCACTTCAGGAAATGGAGGATTGGAAACGTGGGGACGACTTGCAGCCTTTATTGGTTCGCCTTGCCGAGCATTGTTTCAAAGCGGGGCTTCCCGAAGAGGAAGCGATACGACAGACGATGATTCATTATTATCGCGAGGAAGAAGAGCAGGTGATCCGTTCGATACTGCATAATCTTTATCAGGAGTGTAAGGGATTCGGCAAGAAAAGCAGTATCAATAAAGAGCAGGAGACGGCTTTTCTGTTGGAAGAGTTTATGAAACGTCGGTATGAATTCCGTTACAATACGGTGCAGGACGATTTGGAATATCGGCAACGCGATTCTGTTCACTTTTGCTTTAAGCCGGTGGATAAACGGGTGCGCAACAGTATTGCGATCAATGCTTTGAAGGAAGGCATCAGTGCGTGGGACCGTGATGTGGATCGTTTTCTGAATTCGGAATGTGTTCCTTTGTATAATCCTGTGGAGGAATATCTTTATGAGACAGGTCGCTGGGACGGGAAGGATCGTATCCGTGCATTGGCTGGTCTGGTGCCTTGTGATAATCCGCATTGGCAGGAATTATTTTACCGCTGGTTTCTTAGTATGGTGGCGCATTGGAGGGGAGTCGATCGGCAGCATGGTAATAATACTTCGCCTTTGCTGGTTGGTTCGCAGGGGTATCGTAAGTCTACATTCTGTCGCATTATTCTGCCGCCGGAGTTGCGTTTCGGCTATACGGACAGTATTGATTTTAAAAGTAAACAGGAGGCGGAACGCTATTTGGGACGTTTTTTTCTGATAAATATTGATGAGTTCGATCAGATTAATGTCAGTCAGCAGGGGTTCTTGAAGCATTTGTTGCAGAAGCCTGTGGCGAATCTGCGCAAACCATACGGTAATACGATTCGGGAAATGAGGCGTTATGCTTCTTTTATCGGTACCAGCAATCAGAAAGATTTGCTTACCGATCCTAGCGGTAGCCGCCGTTTTATTTGCATCGAGGTGACGGCTCCTATTAATACGAATGTTACGATTAATTACAAGCAGCTTTATGCTCAAGCGATGGAGGCTATTTATAAAGGTGAACGTTATTGGCTGAATGATGAGGACGAAAACATATTAAAACAGACTAACCGTGAGTTTGAACAGGCGAGTCCGCTGGAACAGTTGTTTCATTGCTATCTTAATCCCGTAGAAGAGGACATGGAAGGCGAATGGCTGACTGCTATGCAGATTTTGAGTTATTTACAGACGAAAACACGGGATAAACTGGCTATTAATAAGGTTGGACAGTTTGGGCGTGCACTTCAAAAACTGAATATTCCTTGCCGTAAGTCTCGTAAAGGGACGCTTTATCATTTGATGAAGGTGGAGTAA
- a CDS encoding linear amide C-N hydrolase → MMKMTKNLLLGIAAVCGSTFQAVACTGISLTSRDGSYVQARTIEWARGVLQSEYVIIPRGQQLTSFTPTGVNGLTFTAKYGVVGLAVVQKEFIAEGINEAGLSAGLFFFPHYGGYKTYDAAQNQRTLADLQVTEWLLSQFSTIDEVKAALSSVRVVGLEKTAVVHWRIGEPSGRQVVLEIVGGVPHFYENEVGVLTNAPGFEWQLTNLNNYVNLHPGDASVQKLSGITLQPTGGNSGFLGIPGDATPPSRFVRAAFYRGTAPQRATGFDTVQQCFHLLNNFDIPIGIEHSQGDIPDIPSATQWTSAIDLTNRKVYYKTAYNNSIRCIDLKAIDFSKVKYQSQPLDKIQEQPVEMVKIPR, encoded by the coding sequence ATGATGAAGATGACAAAGAACTTATTGCTAGGGATTGCTGCCGTATGTGGCAGCACTTTTCAGGCTGTAGCTTGTACGGGAATCTCGCTGACATCCCGTGACGGCAGTTATGTGCAGGCCCGTACGATTGAATGGGCGCGCGGTGTGTTGCAAAGCGAGTATGTGATTATTCCACGTGGCCAACAGCTCACGTCATTCACTCCTACAGGTGTCAATGGACTAACGTTTACGGCAAAATATGGAGTGGTTGGTCTGGCTGTTGTACAAAAAGAATTTATTGCCGAAGGAATCAATGAGGCCGGACTTTCGGCCGGACTATTTTTCTTTCCTCATTATGGGGGATATAAAACGTATGATGCTGCACAGAACCAGCGGACACTGGCAGACCTTCAAGTGACGGAGTGGCTGTTGTCGCAGTTTTCCACTATCGACGAGGTGAAGGCAGCCCTTTCTTCTGTACGTGTTGTAGGATTGGAAAAGACAGCGGTAGTACATTGGCGTATCGGTGAACCGTCGGGGCGTCAGGTTGTGTTGGAAATTGTAGGTGGTGTGCCGCATTTTTATGAGAATGAAGTAGGAGTATTGACGAATGCCCCCGGTTTTGAATGGCAACTTACAAATTTGAACAATTACGTCAATCTTCATCCGGGTGACGCTTCCGTGCAAAAATTGAGCGGTATTACGTTGCAACCTACTGGTGGCAACTCCGGTTTTCTCGGCATTCCGGGTGATGCCACGCCTCCTTCGCGGTTTGTGCGTGCGGCCTTTTACCGGGGGACAGCTCCGCAACGTGCCACAGGCTTTGATACCGTGCAGCAATGTTTCCACTTGCTTAATAATTTTGATATTCCTATTGGTATAGAACATTCACAGGGTGATATTCCGGATATTCCCAGTGCTACGCAATGGACCTCAGCTATCGACCTCACGAACCGGAAGGTTTATTATAAAACAGCTTATAACAATTCGATACGTTGCATTGACTTAAAAGCTATTGATTTCTCAAAGGTAAAATATCAATCACAACCGTTGGATAAGATACAGGAGCAGCCGGTTGAAATGGTTAAGATTCCCCGGTAA